The genomic segment ACAAGGATTACTTTGTTTACTGACATAGATTGTAATTAAGTATGGATTCAAAGATACTAAATTTTGACTGATTCAAGGTACCTTTGAATCAGCCGGGGTACCGGATATTGATCCAGCTGTCCCACGGGTACAACGATCCAGCCTGCAGGGAGGCCGGCACCGAATGAGGGCAGTTCGACGTGGATAAAACGGGCGTGAATGGTGCGATGCGACAGCTGATGCCGGATCGTGGGGGAGAGCTGCCGGATCGTCGGGGAGAGTTGATTGATTGTGGGGGAGAGCTCCTGAATGCCTGACTCCCCTCCCCGGTAGAGCGCTTCGATTTCCTGCACCATCTCCGAATCGCTCTGCGGGGCCTGGTATTCGGCCAGTGGAAACTGGTAGAGCGACCTCCAGATACCGGAGTCGCCCCGTTTCTCCAGGATGGTTTCCCCCCGGGAGGTCATAATATAGAAATAGAACCAGCGGTTTACCGGCTTTTTTCCCCGGATCTTTACCGGAAACTGTTCCACTGTTCCGCTAAGCCGGGCATGGCAGCGGTCAGAAAGCGGACACTCCTGGCACCGGGGCGATACCGGGGTGCAGAGCAAAGCCCCGAAATCGATCATGGCCTGGTTGTGCTCCCCGGGATCGGAGCCTTCGAGCAGCTCCGTGGCCAGGGCATATATCTGCCTTTCTCCCGCGGGAGTGTTGATGGCTTCCCCGATCCCGTATAGGCGGGCAATAAGCCGGGAGACATTTCCATCGACCGCTGCCAGGGGCTCTTTGTAGCACCAGGAGGCGATGGCCGCCGCGGTATATTTCCCCACCCCCTTCAGAGCCAGTAATCCCTGGTAATCAGCCGGCATAACCCCGTTCATCTCTTCTGCCACCTGCCTGGCTGAAGCATGCATATGGCGTGCGCGGCTGTAGTAGCCCAGTCCCTGCCACAGCCTGAGCACTTCATCCTCCCGGGCCCGGGCCAGGGTTCTTACATCGGGAAACGCTTCCAGAAAATTTTTCAGGTATGGAAGTCCTTGATCCATACGGGTTTGCTGCAGTATTACCTCGGCCACCCAGGTGCGGTAAGGGTCTCTGGTCGAGCGCATGGGAAGGTCTCTGCCATTTTTTTCATACCACCCTCGGATTTTTCCGCCAAATTTCATTACATTCGCCTCCGCAAATTGATAATACTCTTATTTATAGCGTACTAAAATAAAAATTAATTCAAAACAATTTCATATTCACGTAAAAGTATTTATATTTGCAATTCGCAACGTAGAAACTAATGTAAATCATTGATAAT from the Bacteroidales bacterium genome contains:
- the mutY gene encoding A/G-specific adenine glycosylase, coding for MKFGGKIRGWYEKNGRDLPMRSTRDPYRTWVAEVILQQTRMDQGLPYLKNFLEAFPDVRTLARAREDEVLRLWQGLGYYSRARHMHASARQVAEEMNGVMPADYQGLLALKGVGKYTAAAIASWCYKEPLAAVDGNVSRLIARLYGIGEAINTPAGERQIYALATELLEGSDPGEHNQAMIDFGALLCTPVSPRCQECPLSDRCHARLSGTVEQFPVKIRGKKPVNRWFYFYIMTSRGETILEKRGDSGIWRSLYQFPLAEYQAPQSDSEMVQEIEALYRGGESGIQELSPTINQLSPTIRQLSPTIRHQLSHRTIHARFIHVELPSFGAGLPAGWIVVPVGQLDQYPVPRLIQRYLESVKI